One segment of Pseudobacteriovorax antillogorgiicola DNA contains the following:
- a CDS encoding cation diffusion facilitator family transporter — MSHHHHHHHHHGTDGQSVKRIRLAFVLNLIFAIVELIGGMLTQSMAIVADAIHDFGDSLSLGLALILEKRADKKATQGVTYGYRRLSAVSAFIVGIVLLLGSIIILWESVPRILNNSNEIPDFKGMFALACFGIAVNGYTAWKLSKGSNQNERVLSLHLLEDLLGWVAVLIGSILIFFFKWPWLDPLLAACISAYIIWNVLRSLASTIKIFLQYVPESVDLKAIQDEVEALPEIRKLRDYHAWTLDGSTHVFSCTIELVSQENEDYWCVKTKIREILSPYGFRHITIEMAREDEQGCHNQELNLVKP; from the coding sequence GTCATCACCATCATCATCATCATCATCATGGCACAGACGGTCAGTCCGTCAAACGGATCAGGCTAGCATTTGTTCTCAACTTGATCTTTGCCATTGTGGAATTGATTGGGGGTATGCTCACTCAGAGTATGGCTATCGTCGCCGATGCAATTCACGACTTCGGAGACTCACTAAGCCTCGGTCTGGCTTTAATCCTAGAAAAGCGAGCTGATAAGAAAGCCACCCAGGGGGTAACCTATGGCTATAGACGATTGTCCGCGGTATCTGCATTTATCGTTGGCATTGTTCTTCTCCTTGGATCGATCATCATACTTTGGGAGTCGGTGCCCCGGATTCTAAACAATTCAAACGAGATTCCAGATTTCAAAGGAATGTTTGCTCTAGCTTGCTTTGGCATTGCTGTGAATGGCTACACAGCTTGGAAATTATCGAAAGGCAGTAATCAAAACGAACGAGTTCTATCCCTTCACCTACTTGAAGACCTTCTCGGTTGGGTCGCCGTATTAATCGGGTCTATTCTGATTTTTTTCTTTAAATGGCCTTGGCTTGACCCACTGCTTGCCGCATGTATTAGCGCTTATATTATTTGGAATGTGCTGCGAAGTTTGGCGAGTACCATTAAGATTTTCTTGCAATACGTCCCCGAGTCCGTTGACCTAAAAGCGATCCAAGATGAAGTCGAAGCGCTTCCTGAAATAAGAAAACTAAGGGATTACCATGCTTGGACCTTAGATGGCTCGACTCATGTCTTCAGCTGCACCATCGAGCTTGTTTCACAAGAAAACGAGGACTATTGGTGCGTGAAAACCAAAATCCGCGAGATCCTGTCACCCTATGGATTTCGTCATATCACGATTGAAATGGCCCGTGAAGATGAGCAAGGTTGCCATAATCAGGAACTAAATCTGGTGAAACCCTAA
- a CDS encoding S8 family peptidase encodes MLIKSLAVTAGILWTGAAWSSIDMGSLSQSHVDGELIITFSEGVSHEEKLAILEASGASLIKEFKSSNAALVKVEGTGQENTLEAAGMFARTNAIARIGLNRIFKINARPSDPSFSRQYQYDLIGAEEAWDITTGSKDIVVGVIDTGIVYNHPDLEENIWRNPGETGLDDDGNDKSTNGIDDDGNGYVDDFRGWDFAEDDNDPMDDHGHGTHCAGSIGAVSNNGEGIAGLNWNVTLVPLRFITARGEGTEADAIEAIEYATMMGFDMTSNSWGGDAEGDGDGTDPLYEAIKKAGEAGQLFIAAAGNDGRDTDRRPTFPASYDLDTIISVASSDSRDRMSGFSNYGASTVDLLAPGSNVYSTIKRGWFGNYYGNMSGTSMAAPIVAGAAALIKSEFPKETPLELKARILDGAEPVSAGKGKLTTEGRLNVFRSLTL; translated from the coding sequence ATGCTCATCAAATCCTTGGCTGTCACAGCGGGAATACTTTGGACGGGTGCAGCGTGGTCTAGCATCGATATGGGAAGCCTGAGTCAGTCCCATGTGGATGGTGAATTGATTATCACATTTTCGGAAGGTGTGAGTCATGAGGAGAAGCTTGCCATCCTAGAGGCGTCTGGAGCTAGCTTGATCAAAGAGTTTAAGTCAAGCAATGCAGCCTTGGTGAAAGTTGAGGGAACGGGACAAGAAAACACCTTAGAAGCAGCAGGTATGTTTGCTCGAACCAATGCTATAGCCAGAATTGGCCTAAATCGAATTTTTAAGATCAACGCAAGGCCATCCGATCCTAGTTTCTCGCGGCAGTATCAATATGATTTGATCGGTGCAGAGGAAGCCTGGGATATCACAACCGGCTCGAAAGATATCGTGGTTGGCGTTATTGATACGGGGATTGTATACAATCATCCCGATTTAGAAGAAAACATATGGCGCAACCCTGGTGAGACCGGGCTTGATGACGATGGCAATGATAAGAGCACCAATGGCATTGATGACGATGGCAATGGCTATGTTGATGACTTTAGAGGCTGGGACTTTGCAGAAGACGATAATGATCCCATGGACGATCATGGCCACGGCACCCATTGCGCAGGATCTATCGGAGCCGTATCTAACAATGGTGAGGGAATCGCTGGCCTAAACTGGAATGTTACCTTGGTTCCACTAAGATTTATCACAGCCCGAGGTGAAGGCACGGAGGCTGATGCCATTGAAGCCATTGAGTATGCGACTATGATGGGCTTCGATATGACCTCTAATAGCTGGGGTGGCGACGCTGAAGGCGATGGTGATGGTACCGATCCCCTCTATGAGGCCATTAAGAAAGCCGGTGAAGCGGGTCAGTTGTTTATTGCTGCCGCTGGTAATGATGGGCGAGATACCGATCGACGTCCTACATTTCCAGCATCCTATGATTTGGATACAATCATCTCGGTTGCCTCTAGTGATAGCCGTGATCGGATGTCGGGATTTTCAAATTATGGGGCATCAACGGTAGACCTCTTAGCGCCAGGGTCCAACGTCTACTCAACAATCAAGAGAGGCTGGTTTGGAAACTATTATGGAAATATGAGTGGAACGTCGATGGCAGCACCTATTGTTGCTGGAGCGGCAGCTCTGATCAAGTCTGAATTTCCAAAAGAGACCCCTTTGGAGCTTAAGGCGCGAATCTTGGATGGTGCGGAGCCGGTGAGCGCGGGAAAAGGCAAGTTAACCACTGAAGGTCGCTTGAACGTGTTCCGTTCACTCACTCTATAA
- a CDS encoding TonB-dependent receptor plug domain-containing protein, whose amino-acid sequence MSTYSRHCVPALLTLVMGSAAYGQNEVEITDDNAIKKAERISVVGSRIKRSELEGPEQVIRIDRDAIKATGHNSLAEVIRDLPQNSFGSFVDDGTNATTPNLRGVGSANTLLLIDGRRMVKDANNERADISMIPLAAVEEVQVLLGGASAIYGSDALGGVINIVTRRDYDGTLLSGSYTGTRDGGGEEAVASAVWGSSSESSSSFNVVQYRKIQPLFWNDRSWIDSDEQFGIGDPASYVGIDKKSYTLAPCSVPDPDNENLCGSDWAKDWNYFQAEVEQITGFSQYQRAISENHTFNASFFLLSKEINESSTANFFRRDLVPVSLLKEMNPKVAPLEVSDGKVQATGFINTAGPRLTTTYVKTYSAAGGFEGYLSDTLDYSVNLAYADSVVQSETRNALVTSQLNEAMEDGLYNPFKPVGEQGSLDSATTNVYGNSRTMTTTFDAGLSGLLFENWAGAVEFAAGYNFVKENMNVDDGQAVLPYGEENKYRIFGYSGTKRDAERMVNSAYVEFKVPLAQTLSLTTAGRIDSYSDVGNSTTPAASLEYRPTNNLLLRTSYTEGFKAPTLDDINSPLNKSFDFGRDYVVCGDPKDTDTDYCEGTQAIDTFVGGNDQLDPETSQSISLGFVWDATEQLAFSGDYYEIEVKDEIQAISIDNALRYERDGKTPTGIDIIRDSDGRLSSITLPLLNLGKTISHGWDLGVRYSMTTSFGRLAFDDNLAVKTVSKWQSAPGERYIDDLRDEPRWRNTAGVTWSVLAHQVRLANNHIDARRDRADETGKVPSYNTWDLNYAYSFTGGSRISLGGNNVTQVRPPIDESSTSGLSKGITPSLYGIKGPSYYMQVEYAL is encoded by the coding sequence ATGTCAACCTATTCACGACACTGTGTCCCTGCTCTGCTAACCCTGGTGATGGGAAGCGCTGCTTACGGGCAAAATGAAGTTGAAATTACGGACGATAACGCGATTAAAAAGGCAGAACGAATTTCGGTGGTGGGCTCTCGCATCAAGCGATCTGAGCTAGAAGGCCCTGAGCAAGTGATTCGTATCGATCGCGATGCAATTAAAGCTACTGGTCACAACTCCCTTGCAGAGGTGATTCGCGACCTACCTCAAAACTCCTTTGGTTCGTTTGTTGACGATGGCACGAACGCTACCACTCCCAACCTTCGCGGCGTAGGAAGTGCGAACACCCTCCTTCTCATCGATGGCCGCCGCATGGTCAAAGACGCCAATAATGAGCGGGCTGATATCTCGATGATTCCTCTAGCTGCGGTGGAAGAGGTACAAGTTCTTCTAGGCGGCGCATCAGCTATCTATGGCTCCGATGCTCTTGGTGGTGTGATTAACATCGTTACCCGTCGCGACTACGATGGTACCCTCCTTTCAGGTTCGTACACGGGCACCCGTGATGGTGGTGGTGAAGAGGCAGTTGCCTCGGCAGTTTGGGGCAGTAGCTCTGAAAGCAGCAGTTCGTTCAACGTCGTCCAGTATCGTAAGATCCAACCTCTATTTTGGAACGACCGAAGCTGGATTGATTCCGATGAGCAGTTCGGTATCGGCGATCCAGCATCATACGTTGGTATCGATAAAAAATCATACACCCTAGCGCCGTGTAGCGTTCCCGATCCCGATAACGAAAATCTTTGTGGCTCTGATTGGGCTAAAGATTGGAACTACTTCCAAGCTGAAGTAGAGCAGATCACCGGTTTTAGCCAATACCAGCGCGCTATATCAGAGAACCACACCTTTAACGCCAGCTTCTTCTTGCTCTCGAAAGAAATCAATGAGTCCAGCACTGCGAACTTCTTCCGCCGCGACTTGGTCCCCGTCTCACTTCTTAAAGAAATGAACCCTAAAGTCGCTCCTCTGGAAGTTAGTGATGGCAAAGTTCAAGCCACTGGCTTTATCAATACAGCTGGCCCTCGATTGACGACTACATACGTAAAAACCTATAGCGCTGCTGGTGGTTTCGAAGGATACCTAAGCGATACTTTAGATTACTCCGTTAACCTCGCCTATGCTGATAGTGTTGTACAAAGCGAAACGCGCAATGCTCTCGTGACGTCGCAGCTGAACGAAGCGATGGAAGACGGGCTATACAATCCGTTCAAACCAGTGGGCGAGCAGGGTAGCTTAGACTCAGCCACCACCAACGTTTACGGCAATAGTAGAACCATGACTACAACCTTCGACGCTGGGCTCTCCGGTCTACTATTTGAAAACTGGGCCGGTGCAGTAGAATTTGCTGCGGGCTATAACTTCGTCAAAGAAAATATGAACGTGGATGATGGCCAGGCAGTTCTTCCGTACGGAGAAGAAAACAAGTACCGTATCTTCGGTTACTCAGGAACCAAGCGTGACGCCGAACGAATGGTAAACTCCGCCTATGTGGAATTTAAGGTTCCTCTAGCGCAAACCCTAAGCCTGACCACAGCTGGTCGCATCGATTCTTACTCTGATGTTGGCAATTCAACAACCCCGGCTGCCTCTTTGGAATACCGACCGACCAATAACTTGTTGCTCCGTACAAGCTATACAGAAGGCTTCAAGGCTCCTACCTTGGACGATATCAATAGCCCACTCAACAAAAGCTTCGATTTTGGTCGCGATTATGTGGTTTGTGGCGACCCTAAAGATACCGACACGGACTATTGTGAGGGGACCCAAGCGATCGACACGTTTGTGGGTGGCAACGATCAACTAGACCCTGAAACATCTCAAAGTATCAGTCTAGGATTTGTATGGGATGCTACCGAGCAGCTTGCTTTCAGTGGTGACTACTATGAGATCGAGGTCAAAGACGAGATCCAAGCGATCTCTATTGACAACGCCCTTCGCTATGAGAGAGACGGGAAAACTCCTACTGGGATCGACATTATTCGTGACAGTGATGGTCGTCTCAGCAGTATCACCCTCCCGCTTCTCAACTTGGGTAAGACCATTTCTCATGGCTGGGATCTTGGCGTTCGCTATAGCATGACGACTAGTTTTGGTCGCCTCGCCTTCGATGACAACCTCGCTGTTAAAACAGTTTCCAAGTGGCAGTCAGCGCCTGGTGAGCGCTACATCGACGATCTTCGTGACGAGCCTCGCTGGCGCAATACAGCAGGTGTAACCTGGTCAGTCCTCGCTCACCAAGTTCGCTTGGCTAACAACCATATCGATGCTCGCCGTGATCGCGCTGATGAAACTGGCAAGGTTCCTTCCTACAATACTTGGGACCTAAACTATGCCTACAGCTTCACAGGTGGATCGCGGATTTCACTTGGCGGCAACAATGTCACTCAAGTTCGCCCGCCCATCGATGAGTCTTCAACTTCTGGGCTATCGAAGGGCATTACCCCTTCCTTGTACGGGATCAAAGGTCCAAGCTACTACATGCAAGTAGAATACGCTCTTTAA